A stretch of DNA from Bactrocera neohumeralis isolate Rockhampton chromosome 6, APGP_CSIRO_Bneo_wtdbg2-racon-allhic-juicebox.fasta_v2, whole genome shotgun sequence:
TGAATTTGCgcgtttttttaattgtattaaataaaaaacatatggaATTTGACGTACGAAATATTTGACGGCCACCTACACAGCTAAAATTTACAGTGGTATCACGAAAAAATGTTCCCAGTAGCACAATAATTATTGTAAAGGATTTCTGGATAAATCGTCCACATTGTAACTCCCTCTTGAGTTCGATCACTggattattaaaacaatttccaATTTAATGCCCATACacttatctttatttctatgaaTACCATAGCAATGGCAAATTATATACTTTTCTTCAACTATCTCATGATTTCAATGGTGTGAACGGTAGCAACGTTAATCTGTGTTaccaaatcaataaatatttcaaaacatgcAAGTGCTTCCCATATTtggtaaaataataattttatttgtcatTTCCTTTGCCTCTAAGTTTCCTATTTCaactgttaaaataaaattcagctgaataataaataaataaaaatatagcaacagctgaaaaatatttaaaatatccagcaattattttgatttatttttaaataattaaacaaaacagAAATGACATCGAGAGACGGAATTTTCTCAGAAATGCCGCCCAGTTTTGCGGACTTAACGGAAGCAGTGGAGAAAATCGAAATGTTAATTGCAAGGAAAAAATTGGTATTCTTGACCTTGAAAACAATCATTTCTTTTAATAGATGccaaaattacttatttttctAGAAATCTAAGTTATTTTATGATATGCTATTGGGATTTCGTATGTTGGAGGAGGCACTGCAATATAAGCAGTCGGAAGCTTATGAGCTGGTTATAAGATGGACTAAACTATTTttggtaaataaatatacagagaaaattcatatttttatttagaagaAGACATATGTcacaattttatacttttagaaAATTCAGTCCAACCTTACAAATCAACATGATGGAATTCGCAGACAATTTGAAAAAGTAGTGCCTCCAGCAATCACATATATTATTGGTTGTTTGCAGTACAAAACAAAGGCTATAATCTCTTATCACTACCAATTATTGGAAATGATACATGAGTTATTACTTAACCTACGACCGGGAGTTCTCGAAAACTTGGCTACATTCGAAACGggtgttatgtatgtatatgtttgtggcTACTCGAAGTTAATAATTCGTTTATGCGATTTACAGAGCTTGCGTTTGGTTTCCTATTGGATTTGTTGGCGATTTTAACACACAATTGTTGGCATTGCGTTTATTAGCAATGTTATTAAAATGTGTAGATCCAAAGCGACTGCAAAATGAACTCAATAGTATTCGTTGCGCAGACAaatcagttttaaaaaataaattaactgctGCTATAGCTGTTGCCAATTTCCATACTGCGAAATTTGAAAACGTAATAtgaaatgtttatttaataatgaattCATGATTTTTAAGTATTCGCGTTTagtaatttcaaaacaataagataattccaataattttttattaaatacaaattaaatatttttagacgGCTAGGGATCTTTTGAACACTTATAACATGcatttggcaaaaaatattCTAGTTTATTCATTTCGTTGCAAATCATTCAAGTTcggagaaaatataaattttttcaagccATTGGTAAGTTACTTATATCAGCAGCATAATtacatttcaataattaatttttcgtagAATGTAGAAAATTTTTGGATAGACTTTAATTACTGTCCACGCACCCTCTCGTTTAATGGGCGTTGTCAAACAAATACCAAAGCAATATATACAAACTGTTCTGCGAGTCTAAAAATAACTAAGTTGTCGCTGTATGTTCATGCTTTAACCGatttataaattaaacattttatttatttacgtttaATCTTTGTTCCATATACAATAATCAGCAATAACTTAACACTCACCGTGCATTTTCAAGCGCCAGTACAAATTTTTAAGGAAACTAGTGATTTACCCGATGTAAGTCAAATTACAACAGCTAAAATCATTATACCAAGAGATGAAGCTATGCGTTTATtggaaaatgaatttattttgaaatactttaatGAATCCCCTCTGCCGAATCTGCCCAACAAAATTTCATCATTTGCTAAACCAATTAATATATCCACACCACTTTCAAGTTCTCAAAATACCGAAAAGACGGTTggcagcaaaacaaacaaaggcAGGAATGATTATCGGAGCTTAGAGAACAAGGAAAATATTTCACCTGAAGAAGGAATTACAGGTAGAAATGAACAAATATCAGTTAATAACAGTAAATCCGGATTAAGTaagaaaaatgcaacaaatattccaatattttcttaatcttttAGACACTAGAAGCGAAAcgtcaaacaagaaaaaaacttcaaaacagTTTCAAAAAAGCTATGAGATTTTAATTGGAATACCTAAAAGTAATAACGAGAAAACTAATGAAAAACGCATAGTCAGCAATACAAAGGATAAAACAGCAAAATCCACGGAAAATCTAAACTTTCAGTTGCCACATTTACTAAACTTGCAAAAGGAATTTGAAGACGACCTGTCAAAAAACACACGTAGTCGTAGTACTCATAGAAAAATAGTTAACTACTCAACATCCACTTCAGAATCACTAACTTCTTCACAAATATCTACAAACCCTTTAAATGAAAATGCCAAACCATCGCGAAAACGTTTCTTTAAAACTCAGATTTATAACTCCGACGCTGATTATGTTCCCAACAAAACTAAACGAGTTTCACGCCCACGAAATGCCAGGTTTGTATTAAGCATGGATATTATTTGATTTactgtttcgtttttttttttgtttttctaattaATTACTCTTATTGCAGAAATGCAAGGCAAAAAAGTTCTAATACTTCTATAAAtaagatgaaaaaaattaatgaagttaaGCCCATGTTATACTCGAACCAAGAACTTACAAAAATTGTTGCAAACACATGTACCAGTCACTTCGCTGAAGAAGTTAGTACTAATTTAAACGAACATTTACCAAATTCGACAACAGTAGAACAGTTATCCAATTACGAATTAAATACGAATGTTTATGAAGATCTCACCGTAAGCGATGCCGAGCCAGGACAATCATATCGTAACTTTAGAATTCGGCGTAATCCGTTTGACGATGAAAATACTAACAATGAAGTAAAACGACCAAGAACCAAACCAAGAAATTCATTGCCGCGTACTATTAAAACAAAGGGTCAACTCGTTGTTAGGTCCATCAAACCCGGTGCAGAGAAAACGTTGGTATGTATAAAAACTCAACGAAAATAAGACAAGTTCTATATACATTTgcaaaaacatacaaatttgtttaaaataatctATATTACTTTTTGTGTATTTGAATAAACTTAAAAGAGTTACCTTTCCTTATTTCTGGATGTCTCAGTACACGTATACGACCTAACATATTTTCACCCCGAAATATGTAAGAAGGCCAAATTCGCAGCATATTGCAGAACTCCTTTTTCTAAGCTTCGAAATCTctttatatttaacttttttgtttaattcttaACGCTGAGAACTGTTCAAATTTAACTTGGTTTGATTATATCCAGATcctggtatattaagtttgtcacgaagttagTAAaatccaaaaggaaacgtcggagatcctataaagtatatataaaaattatcagcATGATATTTTTAGTCCcttagtttatgagatatcgatctgaaattttgtacgcgTCCTTTTCTCCCAAAAAAGCTTCTCATCTACCCATAAGGGAacccctatagcatatagctgccatacgaactgagcGATCGAAATCTAGTTTTTGTTCAATAACACGACTCAACAAATCTGTGGGAAAAATTTACGACCGATGTGCaagaatttgagttcaaaaatttttcagtgCGTACAGctatttttgccacttttttgttgttgtagcgacagaaaacATTCGTGAAGTATTTTCAAGGCATGGtgctgagttgacagtccttggccgatTAAAAATCCGAGTCCGTTCCGCTTACTTAAACCcgactattttttttatcacagtGGCAAAATGACTATAAACTagtgtaaatattaatttaattgcagTATG
This window harbors:
- the LOC126761334 gene encoding uncharacterized protein LOC126761334; this encodes MTSRDGIFSEMPPSFADLTEAVEKIEMLIARKKLKSKLFYDMLLGFRMLEEALQYKQSEAYELVIRWTKLFLKIQSNLTNQHDGIRRQFEKVVPPAITYIIGCLQYKTKAIISYHYQLLEMIHELLLNLRPGVLENLATFETGVIACVWFPIGFVGDFNTQLLALRLLAMLLKCVDPKRLQNELNSIRCADKSVLKNKLTAAIAVANFHTAKFENTARDLLNTYNMHLAKNILVYSFRCKSFKFGENINFFKPLNVENFWIDFNYCPRTLSFNGRCQTNTKAIYTNCSASLKITKLSLNNLTLTVHFQAPVQIFKETSDLPDVSQITTAKIIIPRDEAMRLLENEFILKYFNESPLPNLPNKISSFAKPINISTPLSSSQNTEKTVGSKTNKGRNDYRSLENKENISPEEGITDTRSETSNKKKTSKQFQKSYEILIGIPKSNNEKTNEKRIVSNTKDKTAKSTENLNFQLPHLLNLQKEFEDDLSKNTRSRSTHRKIVNYSTSTSESLTSSQISTNPLNENAKPSRKRFFKTQIYNSDADYVPNKTKRVSRPRNARNARQKSSNTSINKMKKINEVKPMLYSNQELTKIVANTCTSHFAEEVSTNLNEHLPNSTTVEQLSNYELNTNVYEDLTVSDAEPGQSYRNFRIRRNPFDDENTNNEVKRPRTKPRNSLPRTIKTKGQLVVRSIKPGAEKTLDPFDAAKNLKITQSKVQQPEEAEFTNKNLTVYSTDIDVCSTTKQSLNDAVGCKRKLYDTETLNVEKALPIGNTVRNEYEISKAVVQTLEKASTNDAVKEIEICNNLPVPAIDAELNVEEQVDDIQDCRQDVSQIGINNVCDYDEFSDFPTFSTLLDISDMCLSPERQSNNDLTQKATQQAGTNLALSTKSKSPVLMDYANKLESKKSIIYCSRSENDSDSEQSTISNNNRELSVTQTLELPLQRQQHVFLTPQLPLQNFRKTTSLTKCQVTNTGTSVITQQDSFIHKRKFVVNLAASTNAPLNLSKTSSRITATTTTKAVVEENSQVNVNSPIQRNGSFTAPTPKALLQESADMIASYNKNLNIHLDQIETSIGSNSANAYIEKICDIGESMINEIERERKSLWELEVNAERLSRQLGWQYEAYQRKHQQFQCFKQNIDDLLRILSNINLSEEIENDAKHKIEKLLQTSNYITGQEWRNFVNESTENLLKDISSLSNL